From the genome of Silurus meridionalis isolate SWU-2019-XX chromosome 12, ASM1480568v1, whole genome shotgun sequence, one region includes:
- the rabggtb gene encoding geranylgeranyl transferase type-2 subunit beta isoform X1 → MGTPIKDVVIKPDAPNTLLLEKHADYIAVYGSKKDDYEYTLSEYLRMSGIYWGVTVMDLMNQLHRMNRDEIINFITSSQHECGGFSASVGHDPHLLYTLSAVQILTLYDSIKVINVDKVVEYVRGLQQDDGSFAGDKWGEIDTRFSFCAVATLALLGRLDAVDMDKSVQFVLSCMNFDGGFGCRPGSESHAGQIYCCTGFLSITGQLHQVNADLLGWWLCERQLPSGGLNGRPEKLPDVCYSWWVLAALKIIGRIQWIDKAKLRTFILACQDEETGGFADRPGDMVDPFHTLFGIAGLSLLGYEQIKAVNPVFCMPEDVLQRIGLHTDLLT, encoded by the exons ATG GGGACTCCGATAAAGGATGTAGTGATTAAACCTGATGCTCCAAACACACTCCTTCTGGAGAAACACGCAGATTACATCGCTGTGTACGGCTCCAAAAAAGACGACTAT gagtacaCCCTATCAGAGTATCTGAGGATGAGTGGGATATATTGGGGTGTGACAGTGATGGATCTGATGAATCAACTTCACCGCATGAACCGAGACGAGATCATCAACTTTATTACATCAAGTCAGCACGAGTGTGGAGGCTTCAGCGCCAGCGTGGGACACGACCCCCACCTACTGTACACACTCAGTGCAGTACag ATCCTGACCTTGTATGACAGCATTAAGGTGATCAATGTGGATAAAGTGGTGGAGTACGTTCGGGGGCTGCAGCAGGATGATGGCTCGTTTGCAGGAGATAAATGGG GTGAGATTGATACGAGGTTCTCGTTCTGTGCCGTGGCCACACTCGCTCTGCTG ggcaGGTTGGATGCGGTGGATATGGATAAATCGGTGCAGTTTGTTTTGTCCTGTATGAACTTTGATGGAGGTTTTGGCTGCAGACCCGGTTCTGAGTCTCACGCTGGACAG atttacTGCTGTACAGGTTTCCTCTCCATCACAGGTCAGCTCCATCAGGTAAACGCTGATCTGTTGGGGTGGTGGCTGTGTGAGAGACAGCTTCCGTCTGGAGGTCTCAATGGCCGACCTGAGAAG CTGCCGGATGTGTGTTACTCATGGTGGGTTCTGGCTGCACTGAAGATCATTGGAAGGATTCAGTGGATTGATAAAGCTAAGCTCAGGACATTTATCCTGGCGTGTCAGGACGAGGAGACCGGAGGATTCGCTGACCGACCTGGAGACATG GTAGACCCGTTCCACACTCTGTTTGGTATAGCTGGTCTCTCTCTACTGGGTTATGAACAGATTAAAGCAGTGAATCCAGTCTTCTGCATGCCAGAGGATGTTCTACAGAGAATCGGCCTCCACACGGACCTGCTCACctaa
- the rps8a gene encoding 40S ribosomal protein S8 — MGISRDNWHKRRKTGGKRKPVHKKRKYELGRPPSNTKLGPKRIHTVRVRGGNKKYRALRLDVGNFSWGSECCTRKTRIIDVVYNASNNELVRTKTLVKNCVILVDSAPFRHWYESHYALPLGRKKGAKLTPEEEDILNKKRSRKVQKKFDKRRKNSKINSLLDEQFQQGKLLACISSRPGQCGRADGYVLEGKELEFYLRKIKAKKGK, encoded by the exons ATGG GTATCTCAAGGGATAACTGGCACAAACGCCGTAAGACCGGTGGCAAACGCAAACCCGTCCACAAGAAGAGGAAGTATGAGCTCGGACGACCTCCATCAAACACAAAG ctCGGCCCGAAGCGCATCCACACAGTGAGAGTCCGCGGTGGGAATAAGAAATACCGCGCTCTCCGTCTTGATGTGGGGAACTTCTCCTGGGGCtcagagt GCTGCACCCGTAAGACCAGGATCATCGATGTGGTCTACAATGCCTCTAATAATGAGCTGGTCAGGACCAAAACCCTGGTAAAGAACTGTGTGATCCTGGTGGACAGCGCCCCCTTCAGGCATTGGTATGAGTCTCACTATGCACTGCCTCTGGGACGCAAGAAGGGAGCCAAACTG ACCCCTGAAGAGGAGGACATCCTGAACAAGAAAAGGTCCAGGAAAGTCCAGAAGAAGTTTGACAAGCGCAGAAAGAACAGCAAGATCAATTCTCTTTTGGACGAGCAGTTCCAGCAGGGCAAGCTCCTCG cATGCATTTCCTCCAGACCGGGACAGTGTGGTAGAGCTGACGGCTACGTCCTGGAGGGAAAAGAACTGGAGTTCTACCTGAGGAAAATCAAGGCCAAGAAaggcaaataa
- the LOC124395006 gene encoding apoptosis-associated speck-like protein containing a CARD, whose protein sequence is MEMLRKNKVFLIDTLSTDSIIVLQHVQNDNIITKRDYNNLNQPKDTGEKIIINLLDNVMGKGEETCQKLLKMLEKKELQEIFPQLKELSITQQTPQQTSEERTNGPVMTPAAEQSKGFEFVDKHRGALIQRVTSVMEIADGLLSKQMITNEVYNTIQAAATSQEKMRIMYWSFNSRAVKGEFYRILKQKQPYLVQDLEQEM, encoded by the exons ATGGAGATGTTGCGTAAGAACAAGGTCTTTCTCATCGACACTCTGTCCACGGACTCCATCATCGTTTTACAGCACGTCCAGAACGACAACATCATCACCAAGCGTGACTACAACAATCTCAACCAGCCCAAAGACACAGGTGAGAAGATCATCATCAACCTCCTGGATAATGTGATGGGAAAGGGTGAAGAGACGTGTCAGAAACTTCTGAAGATGTTGGAGAAAAAAGAGCTTCAGGAGATATTTCCTCAGCTGAAGGAGCTCTCCATAACTCAACAAACACCTCAACAAACATCAGAGGAGAGAACGA ATGGTCCAGTCATGACACCAGCAGCAGAGCAGAGCAAAG gatTTGAGTTTGTGGATAAACACAGAGGAGCTCTGATACAGAGAGTTACTTCAGTAATGGAGATTGCAGATGGTCTTCTGTCCAAGCAAATGATTACTAATGAAGTGTATAATACCATCCAAGCTGCAGCTACATCTCAGGAGAAAATGAGGATCATGTACTGGTCTTTTAACTCAAGAGCTGTGAAAGGAGAATTTTATAGAATCCTGAAGCAGAAACAGCCGTATTTAGTGCAGGATCTggaacaggaaatgtga
- the rabggtb gene encoding geranylgeranyl transferase type-2 subunit beta isoform X2 yields MGTPIKDVVIKPDAPNTLLLEKHADYIAVYGSKKDDYEYTLSEYLRMSGIYWGVTVMDLMNQLHRMNRDEIINFITSSQHECGGFSASVGHDPHLLYTLSAVQILTLYDSIKVINVDKVVEYVRGLQQDDGSFAGDKWGEIDTRFSFCAVATLALLGRLDAVDMDKSVQFVLSCMNFDGGFGCRPGSESHAGQIYCCTGFLSITGQLHQVNADLLGWWLCERQLPSGGLNGRPEKLPDVCYSWWVLAALKIIGRIQWIDKAKLRTFILACQDEETGGFADRPGDMTRSTLCLV; encoded by the exons ATG GGGACTCCGATAAAGGATGTAGTGATTAAACCTGATGCTCCAAACACACTCCTTCTGGAGAAACACGCAGATTACATCGCTGTGTACGGCTCCAAAAAAGACGACTAT gagtacaCCCTATCAGAGTATCTGAGGATGAGTGGGATATATTGGGGTGTGACAGTGATGGATCTGATGAATCAACTTCACCGCATGAACCGAGACGAGATCATCAACTTTATTACATCAAGTCAGCACGAGTGTGGAGGCTTCAGCGCCAGCGTGGGACACGACCCCCACCTACTGTACACACTCAGTGCAGTACag ATCCTGACCTTGTATGACAGCATTAAGGTGATCAATGTGGATAAAGTGGTGGAGTACGTTCGGGGGCTGCAGCAGGATGATGGCTCGTTTGCAGGAGATAAATGGG GTGAGATTGATACGAGGTTCTCGTTCTGTGCCGTGGCCACACTCGCTCTGCTG ggcaGGTTGGATGCGGTGGATATGGATAAATCGGTGCAGTTTGTTTTGTCCTGTATGAACTTTGATGGAGGTTTTGGCTGCAGACCCGGTTCTGAGTCTCACGCTGGACAG atttacTGCTGTACAGGTTTCCTCTCCATCACAGGTCAGCTCCATCAGGTAAACGCTGATCTGTTGGGGTGGTGGCTGTGTGAGAGACAGCTTCCGTCTGGAGGTCTCAATGGCCGACCTGAGAAG CTGCCGGATGTGTGTTACTCATGGTGGGTTCTGGCTGCACTGAAGATCATTGGAAGGATTCAGTGGATTGATAAAGCTAAGCTCAGGACATTTATCCTGGCGTGTCAGGACGAGGAGACCGGAGGATTCGCTGACCGACCTGGAGACATG ACCCGTTCCACACTCTGTTTGGTATAG